In Tenrec ecaudatus isolate mTenEca1 chromosome 5, mTenEca1.hap1, whole genome shotgun sequence, the following are encoded in one genomic region:
- the LOC142448860 gene encoding large ribosomal subunit protein uL24-like — MKFNPFLTLDRSKNRKRHFNAPSHVLRKIMSSPLSKELRQKYNVRSMPIRKDDEVQVVQGHYKGQQIGKVVQVYRKKYVIYIERVQRDKANGTTVHVGIHASKVVITRLKLDKDGKKILEQKAKSCQGGKEKGKYKEESLEKMQE; from the coding sequence ATGAAGTTCAATCCCTTTCTGACTTTGGACCGGAGCAAAAACCGGAAAAGGCATTTCAATGCCCCTTCCCACGTTCTTAGGAAGATTATGTCTTCCCCGCTTTCCAAGGAACTTAGACAGAAATACAATGTTCGGTCCATGCCTATCCGCAAGGATGATGAAGTTCAGGTTGTGCAAGGACACTACAAAGGTCAGCAGATTGGCAAAGTGGTCCAGGTTTACCGGAAGAAGTACGTCATCTACATTGAGCGGGTGCAGCGAGATAAAGCTAACGGCACCACTGTCCATGTGGGCATTCACGCCAGCAAGGTGGTGATTACGAGGTTAAAACTGGACAAAGACGGCAAAAagatcctggagcagaaagccaaaTCTTGccaaggaggaaaggaaaagggcaAATACAAGGAAGAATCACTTGAGAAGATGCAAGAGTGA